The sequence below is a genomic window from Humulus lupulus chromosome 3, drHumLupu1.1, whole genome shotgun sequence.
TTACAAGACAGAGAGCctaaattgaagaaaaaatacCTTTGTGTAAGCCTACTTTAGACATAGCCAAAGATATTAATAACTAGTACCAAAATTTTTATGACATTCCTTTCTGGTTGGATAATAAATATTACCTCAACTCCAAGGCAAGAAACTCTAGCTTAATAGAGTACTATGCTCAGATCTTTCCTCAAATATCCTCTTCCTTGCCATTTTTGCCTGCAATATTAAGACACCCCCACAATTGATtttggcatatatatatatatatatatatatatatatatatgtatgtatgtatatatatatatatagagagagagagagagaggttacaTTAGAATAAGGTTCCAATGTGTAAATTATTAAGTATCAGAACTATAGGTGGTTTAGATGGCTGTTTGTTCTAGCCATTAAGTCATTAACTGTGATAATTCTCTAGATATAAATACCAATCTGATATGGTCTCTTATTTTCTTACGAAAAACAATTAGGATAAGTTTCTTTCTTTATGATAGCTCTTGCCTTCATTTTAGCAATCTACAAGCTGGAAAATCTAAATAGAAACAAGTCTCAAAAGAATCAAAACTTGAGAGTACAGATACCTTTTCATCCCAGTTGGTACACATTGCTATCACAGAAAGCAGAAATGCTTGTAAGAAAGAACCAGCTACAATCCCAATCCAAAGGCCTTTTCCTCTTAAGTCTAACCAAAAACCCAATGCAGTGGCAACTGGAATTCCTACCAAATAGTATGCTCCAAGATTGACAAATGCCCCCAAGTCCTGCCATCCACAGCCCCTAGCAACACCTGGTTTAGGATGAGAAAAACACACTTGATTGATTCTGACTAGAAGTGGTCATAGGCATAGTCTAGTGTTACTATACTTCTACTCGCTAAGACGAGTCCCAAGTTCAAATATGTCAAAAAATCAGACCAGAAAGTCTTATTTAGTGAATGTATCAACCAAGGAAGAAAGAGCTAAGGAAACCTGAAAGAGTAGCGTGCAAACTGTCGAATATGACAGATAGACAAACTAGAGGAGCCATGTTCATGGCATAATCCACAACTTCCTTGTCATTGCTAAAGATGTAACCGAAAGCGTTTCGCCCAGCAAACAGAACTGAGCTTACAATAATGGATTGGGAGACGGCCAGAAACATGACAGCACCAAGTGCAAGACGCGCTGCTCTTGGGTTTCCTGCACCTAATTCATTTGAAACTCTTGTACTATTTGCccccacccataaaaaaaaaagagaaagaaatccATTACTAACAAAAATGTTGAGATTTTGTTATTCAAATTAATGCATGAAGTTTAGCTAAAGTACAAACCTTCCAGCTGAACCAAGTCCTTCTGGTATTGTATAGAGTGTTGTGATGGTAGACACACTGTTTAAAACAACAAAACTTTCACTCAATTTAAGGATTCAGTCAAATGAATTTTGTGGTAATTTTGAGATTTAAAATCCAAAAGATGGATGCATATCAAAACAGTTATGATAGAGATATACCATACAGATAACACAGAAGTCTCTAGCTGTGGATTTGGCAGAATACCAGACAGCAAAGTAAGCAGCTCAAAAGACCACCACTCAAGGCTTGAATCATGACATAAAATGAAAAAAAGTACATAACTAAAAGCTCTGTCTGGAGAAGAAACAAAATAACTACACACTTTGTAGAAAAAagaagggtttatacctttttggaccttgtgttttttctcattacctgtttggaccctgtgttttgacaaattactttttggaccttatattttgtaaaatagttaaaatagaaccctaaactttgatgaacaaaaaattgaatataacaacacagtttttaagcagaatgattttatttttgttctgaattgttagtttggtaaattatttgtgattttagttgagaaaacattgaccaaaaaaTCGGGTtcagggttctattttaaccattttacaaaacatagggtccaaaaagtaatttgtcaaaacacagggtccaaacaggtaatgggaaaaaacacagggtccaaaaaagtataaacccaaaaaaaaaagttgGTATTATTACCAACTCATAGCAGCAGAAGGAATAGCAAAGCGCAAGAACTCTCCAAATCCTTGAAAGAGCTCAGAAAAAATTGGAACCCGGGTACTTTCACAGGCAGGGGAAAATGTCATGTACAATAAGAGTAAAATCACATTCAACCAATATGAGATACCAATAGATATGGCAGCTCCACAATGTTGTAGTCCACACTTGAATACTAAGGTCCAACAAAGAGGTACATGGCAACAAATTGAAACACAAGAGCTCACTAGCAAGGGCTTGATCAAGCTTTGTGACTGAAAGTACCTAATGAGTGGTTGAAGAGTTGCATAAGCAAAGAGTGCAGGGATGAGCCACAACAAGAATTGACCTGCTTCTCTTGAAATTTGGGGGTCTTGACCCACAAGTACAAGAATTTTTCCTATGTAGGACCACACTAGAGACAGAGGGATACATACTAAAATTAGGGAGAAAATTGCAGTGTTAGTTTGAATTCCGAGTTTTCGATATTGCTTGGCTCCATATGCTTGTCCTGAGAGAGTTTCCAATGCACCAGCCATTCCAAACTGCTCAACATGAAAATTCACAGACATTTGTATAAACACTAGTGATTAATCCAGTTCTATATTCTTTATTCTCTATTGAAATTAACATAAGAAATAGAGAAACACAAAATCAACTAAATTTCTACTAttatgaatgaatgaaaaaagaTTACAAGAATATTAGAGGAATTTCTTCCATCCAACCGAGCTCATTGTCTAAGCCAATCTATGAGCCGAAATGAGATTGAGATATTACCAGAATATTAGAGAATAAAGCTTTAAACCCCTTTTTCTTTTGTCCTCATAAAACTTATGATTGTTAGATTGCTTTTGTAGCTTAATAAACTACTGACATTCATATCTCTTTTGGATCCAAAACATTAAAACTCTAAAAAGGGACTAATCACCAATATTTCCCATAAGTTTGAGAAAACAAACTAGTAAAATCATAATGAAAAAAATTCTTATGAATGTGTAATAGGGTATGGGCAAGCAAGAGTAATTGAAGAGAAAGAGATGACTCACAAGAAGACTGAAGCCAGAAACAGCACCAATGGAGATGGCAATAGCAGTACTCGAGAGATAAAGCTTACCCAGATGACCAACCATCATAAGAGAAATGATTTGTAGAAAGTAGAGTGACAAATTCACAGCCACCATAGGCCCTGCTATGAAACCCAATAGCTTCACTTCTTCAAAAAACTCACCAAATCTTATTGCTTCAGAAAACCCATCTCTCTCCTCCTTTTCTTTTGCCAAGAGACCCTCTTCCatgctttctttttcttcttcttcttctctcatgAAACTCTCTGCCATGGCTTCCCTCATTTCATACTATTTTCTCCCTAACGTAGGAGTAATGGGGTAGGCCTATTCTATTTTTTGTATCAAGAATCGAGTTTCCATGTCTGACAGTGGCACATTCCGAAAAAAACTCCATTTATGAGCATTGATTATTCAACAAAATTTATAGGACTCAATGCATGAACTAATGAAACAAAACAGGgagagtttttttattttttatttgcttTGAATAGCTGATATATCACCAGAATATGTTATTATATTTTTGTTCAAGAAGATAAATTTGGtgaattattaatatataatatcatATTAGTCTCGTTTTCCTCCCtccaatttttatttatataattttgaaaagtatgcatttcaaaaattaattatattttttaagaaCTTGTGTTTTGTgagttaattatttaatttttgtgttttgataaattattttttgaacatGTGTTtgtaaaatgatttaaataagTCCTTAAAactgatttattttttatttgcttTGAATAGCTGATATATTACCAGAATATGTTATTATATTTTTGTTCAAGAAGAGAAATTTGGtgaattattaatatataatatcatATTAGTCTCGTTTTCCTCCctccaatttttatttatttaattttgaaaagtatgcatttcaaaaattaattatattttttaagaaCTTGTGTTTTGTgagttaattatttaatttttgtgttttaataaattattttttggacatGTGTTTGTAAAATGATTTAAATAGGTCCTTAAAACTGAATTTTGATCAAACTTATTgagttaaaattataaataatttaccatACTAACAACTCGGAACAAAAATACAATTATTTTGTCTaacaattgtgttgttatattaattttttttattaaaatcggGTTTAAgatctatttgaatcattttaataagtcaaaaagtaatttgtcaaaacacatggtccaaaaaaaaataaaaaatatatatataaactcttatttttatttgAGTTTACAATctcttttttaaaatatattttgactcATACACTATTGGAATATAATGTCCCACATGGAACAAGTGTAAAAATATTGAGCTATTAATAAGAACATGGGTATAACTCCATTAATTACTAATTAATATTTAGATGGAACCTcataattattattgttgacccTTGGATGGATGAGTAATACAACCGAAAGATAATAGCTAAAATTCTCTTGTTCTCTGTTCAAAAGCGTAAACAAAGATTGGCCAACAGATCCCGCTCAAGGAGAGtatacgactaggctggtcgtatataaaactcaaatgctgtgtctccctggtcgatggtcgaacagattcTCTATCAGGATTCTCTAtcaggtgttagccacgtgttgaaaatatttGCCACGTTATCCACACTtactttttggataacaattatCATAAGTCATATTCCTAGCAGACATTTGATCCACACCAATCCAAATAGTGATCCGATAATGAAAAATCATCTTTAGATACTGTATTTATAATTCTTATTAGATGTTTTCCCTTTTCCAATAGTTTTAATCTATAATTCATGTCGTTTTCTGAATTTATTGTAGTTTTTAATTtcctatcattttttttaatttatttttgtctcTCGCTTTGATGTCGTTTTCCGATTTATTGTCCTTTTATGGATGATTGTCGTTTTCATTATTTCACCGTCGTTTCTAATTTCagttttctttctttcatttATTGTCGTTTTCATAATTATACGTCGTTTCCCGTTTTGTTGTCCTTTTCCCAATTTGTCGTTGTTTTTCCTgtttctctttttctttatttattgtCGTTTTCTTGTTTGTTGTGGTCGTTTTTAAAATCATCTGAAGATTGGTCAAATCATTATAATAATACAACTATGTCATGTCGAAGATCATATTCTCTCACTCGTATCAAACCAAATTAACAACTACATAAAATTAATACAACTTATTTTGTCAGTTGGACAAAATCCAAGTCTTA
It includes:
- the LOC133821849 gene encoding protein DETOXIFICATION 14-like isoform X2, whose amino-acid sequence is MAGALETLSGQAYGAKQYRKLGIQTNTAIFSLILVCIPLSLVWSYIGKILVLVGQDPQISREAGQFLLWLIPALFAYATLQPLIRYFQSQSLIKPLLVSSCVSICCHVPLCWTLVFKCGLQHCGAAISIGISYWLNVILLLLYMTFSPACESTRVPIFSELFQGFGEFLRFAIPSAAMSCLEWWSFELLTLLSGILPNPQLETSVLSVCVSTITTLYTIPEGLGSAGSTRVSNELGAGNPRAARLALGAVMFLAVSQSIIVSSVLFAGRNAFGYIFSNDKEVVDYAMNMAPLVCLSVIFDSLHATLSGVARGCGWQDLGAFVNLGAYYLVGIPVATALGFWLDLRGKGLWIGIVAGSFLQAFLLSVIAMCTNWDEKAKMARKRIFEERSEHSTLLS
- the LOC133821849 gene encoding protein DETOXIFICATION 14-like isoform X1 → MREAMAESFMREEEEEKESMEEGLLAKEKEERDGFSEAIRFGEFFEEVKLLGFIAGPMVAVNLSLYFLQIISLMMVGHLGKLYLSSTAIAISIGAVSGFSLLFGMAGALETLSGQAYGAKQYRKLGIQTNTAIFSLILVCIPLSLVWSYIGKILVLVGQDPQISREAGQFLLWLIPALFAYATLQPLIRYFQSQSLIKPLLVSSCVSICCHVPLCWTLVFKCGLQHCGAAISIGISYWLNVILLLLYMTFSPACESTRVPIFSELFQGFGEFLRFAIPSAAMSCLEWWSFELLTLLSGILPNPQLETSVLSVCVSTITTLYTIPEGLGSAGSTRVSNELGAGNPRAARLALGAVMFLAVSQSIIVSSVLFAGRNAFGYIFSNDKEVVDYAMNMAPLVCLSVIFDSLHATLSGVARGCGWQDLGAFVNLGAYYLVGIPVATALGFWLDLRGKGLWIGIVAGSFLQAFLLSVIAMCTNWDEKAKMARKRIFEERSEHSTLLS